In Jeotgalibaca arthritidis, a single genomic region encodes these proteins:
- the comGA gene encoding competence type IV pilus ATPase ComGA: protein MEAKITEMLGLAVKAGVSDIHILPNKNSYDIYFRVPSGLKKMMMLSVVSGEKYLSYFKFLSNMDIGEKRKPQSGACHIVINQEEIELRLSTISNYRYQESMVLRLLYDHNDRKRNQMHVFFPKDYQTLEKMLKVKSGLILFSGPVSSGKTTTIYHFLRKLYDEEPLQIITMEEPVEIKEPRFLQSEINEKAGLVYDVLIKQSLRHHPDILVIGEIRDENTARMAVRSALTGHLVIATIHAKECIGVITRMLDLNVSHEQLKQSLIGIVSQRMLNKYCYLCEGACSIYCSHFSVYEKKAILFELLNDQPLKNILYEEGRGAQFVRMNHKLRKAYACGYISSKDYESNQIF, encoded by the coding sequence ATGGAAGCAAAAATAACCGAAATGCTAGGGCTTGCAGTAAAGGCTGGAGTAAGTGATATTCATATTTTACCGAATAAGAACAGCTACGATATCTATTTCCGTGTGCCATCTGGTTTGAAGAAAATGATGATGTTGTCAGTCGTAAGTGGTGAAAAGTACCTCTCTTACTTTAAATTTCTATCGAATATGGATATTGGTGAAAAACGAAAGCCTCAGTCTGGAGCCTGTCATATTGTAATTAATCAGGAAGAAATTGAACTACGCTTATCAACAATATCGAACTATCGTTATCAAGAATCAATGGTTTTGCGACTTTTATATGACCACAATGATCGTAAACGAAATCAGATGCATGTGTTCTTTCCTAAAGATTATCAAACATTAGAAAAGATGTTAAAGGTTAAGAGCGGCTTAATCTTGTTTTCAGGACCCGTTAGTTCGGGAAAGACGACAACCATTTATCACTTTTTAAGAAAACTTTATGATGAAGAACCGTTGCAAATTATCACGATGGAAGAACCGGTGGAGATTAAAGAACCGCGTTTTTTGCAATCAGAGATTAATGAAAAGGCGGGTTTGGTTTATGACGTTCTCATTAAGCAATCACTACGACACCATCCAGATATCTTAGTTATTGGTGAAATTCGCGATGAAAATACTGCCCGAATGGCTGTTAGAAGCGCGCTAACGGGACATTTGGTCATTGCGACTATTCATGCTAAGGAGTGTATCGGTGTGATTACACGTATGTTAGATTTAAACGTTTCTCATGAACAATTAAAGCAATCACTGATTGGTATTGTTTCTCAACGTATGCTCAATAAATACTGCTACTTATGTGAAGGGGCGTGTTCAATCTACTGTTCTCATTTTTCTGTTTATGAGAAAAAGGCTATTTTATTTGAATTATTAAATGATCAACCGTTAAAAAATATTCTTTACGAAGAAGGGAGGGGAGCGCAGTTTGTCAGAATGAATCACAAATTGCGGAAAGCTTATGCCTGTGGTTACATCAGCAGTAAAGACTATGAGAGCAACCAAATCTTCTGA
- a CDS encoding M24 family metallopeptidase has translation MSRLSNIQKALKEENLDAILVTSPYNLRYVSNFTGTTGLAVITQEKGFFVTDFRYTRQAGEQADDYEVVQNRGPIYHEVKRIVEENKIEQLGFEDAYVSFRNYDELEGLLDADLVPISGLIEELREVKDEEEIATIKKACEIADAGFKYILDYIKPGVSEIEIANRLDFHMRELGATSVSFDTIVASGYRSAMPHGVASEKLIEQGDFVTLDFGCYYNGYVSDMTRTVSVGEPDPKLKEIYDVVLQAQLKVNEAAKPGMTGIEVDSIARDYITEKGYGEYFGHSNGHGIGLEIHEGPNTSQKSPKVLVENNVITNEPGIYIDGLGGVRIEDDLLLTKNGNEVLTFSPKELIIL, from the coding sequence GTGAGTAGACTTTCAAACATACAAAAAGCCTTAAAAGAAGAAAATTTGGATGCTATTTTAGTAACTAGCCCATATAATTTGAGATATGTTTCTAATTTTACAGGTACAACAGGATTAGCAGTCATTACACAAGAGAAAGGTTTTTTTGTCACTGACTTCCGTTATACACGTCAAGCTGGCGAACAAGCTGATGATTATGAAGTTGTTCAAAATCGTGGACCAATCTATCATGAAGTCAAACGTATTGTAGAAGAAAATAAGATTGAGCAATTAGGCTTTGAAGATGCTTATGTTTCTTTTAGAAACTACGATGAATTGGAAGGTTTATTAGATGCTGACCTTGTTCCAATTAGCGGCTTGATTGAAGAGCTACGTGAAGTTAAAGATGAGGAAGAAATTGCAACAATCAAAAAAGCATGTGAAATTGCAGATGCTGGTTTCAAGTATATCCTTGATTACATTAAACCAGGTGTGTCAGAAATTGAGATTGCGAATCGGTTAGACTTCCATATGCGTGAACTTGGCGCAACAAGCGTTTCCTTTGATACAATCGTTGCAAGTGGTTACCGCTCAGCAATGCCACACGGCGTAGCTAGTGAAAAACTGATTGAACAAGGTGATTTTGTCACACTTGATTTTGGGTGCTACTACAATGGTTATGTGTCTGATATGACAAGAACGGTTTCTGTCGGTGAACCTGATCCAAAATTGAAAGAAATCTACGATGTTGTTTTACAAGCACAACTTAAAGTAAATGAAGCAGCTAAACCAGGTATGACTGGTATCGAAGTCGATAGTATCGCAAGAGACTACATTACTGAAAAAGGTTACGGTGAATACTTTGGTCATTCTAATGGGCACGGTATTGGGCTAGAAATTCACGAAGGTCCAAACACCTCTCAAAAATCACCAAAAGTTCTTGTTGAAAATAATGTCATTACTAACGAGCCAGGTATCTATATTGATGGATTAGGTGGCGTACGTATTGAAGATGATTTATTATTAACAAAAAATGGGAATGAAGTATTAACTTTTTCACCAAAAGAACTGATAATTCTCTAA
- a CDS encoding YebC/PmpR family DNA-binding transcriptional regulator, producing the protein MAGHSKWSKIKNSKGAADQQRGKVFQKFSKEIYVAAKSGGPDPSSNPALRLKIEKAKAANMPNDNINRAIKKASSSGEGENYEEINYEGYGPNGVGVLVLALTDNRNRSATNIRVAFNKNGGSLGETGSVSYMFDRKGYIAIEREGLDIDEDTMMMSVLEAGGEELETSDDVFEIYTDPADLNDVRDALEAEGYKIAQAESTMVPQTLMDIDPDKETQFRMMIEKLEDDDDVQEVFHNANLSED; encoded by the coding sequence ATGGCTGGACATTCAAAATGGAGTAAAATTAAGAATTCTAAAGGTGCAGCAGATCAACAACGTGGAAAAGTTTTTCAAAAATTTTCCAAAGAGATTTATGTTGCTGCAAAAAGTGGTGGACCGGATCCCTCGTCTAACCCAGCATTACGCTTGAAAATCGAAAAAGCAAAAGCAGCTAACATGCCTAACGATAATATTAATCGCGCGATTAAAAAAGCATCAAGTTCTGGTGAAGGCGAAAACTATGAAGAAATCAATTATGAAGGATATGGACCAAATGGTGTTGGTGTTCTGGTATTAGCTTTAACAGATAACCGCAACAGAAGCGCAACAAACATTCGTGTGGCTTTTAATAAAAACGGTGGTTCTTTAGGTGAAACAGGCTCTGTTTCTTATATGTTTGACCGTAAAGGCTATATCGCTATTGAACGTGAAGGTTTGGATATTGATGAAGATACGATGATGATGAGTGTGCTTGAAGCCGGTGGGGAAGAGTTAGAAACATCTGATGATGTTTTTGAAATCTATACTGATCCAGCCGATTTGAATGATGTACGCGATGCTCTTGAAGCAGAAGGCTACAAGATTGCGCAAGCAGAATCAACAATGGTACCACAAACATTAATGGATATTGATCCAGATAAAGAAACTCAATTTAGAATGATGATTGAAAAACTTGAAGATGACGATGATGTTCAAGAAGTCTTTCATAACGCAAACTTATCAGAAGACTAA
- the efp gene encoding elongation factor P has product MISVNDFKTGLTVEIDGGLWRIMDFQHVKPGKGAAFVRSKLRNLRTGAVQEKTFRSNEKVGRAHISNRKMQYLYASGDAHVFMDMDNYEQVELNEAQIEEELKYLKENMEVHLIMYGDETLGVELPNTVTLTVSETEPGIKGDTASGGSKPATMETGLVINVPFFVNAGDQLIVNTSEGSYVSRA; this is encoded by the coding sequence ATGATTTCAGTAAACGATTTTAAAACAGGACTAACAGTTGAAATAGATGGCGGACTATGGCGCATTATGGATTTTCAACATGTTAAACCAGGAAAAGGTGCAGCTTTTGTACGTTCAAAATTAAGAAACCTACGTACTGGTGCTGTTCAAGAAAAAACATTCCGTTCAAATGAAAAAGTAGGTCGTGCACACATCTCTAACAGAAAAATGCAATACCTATATGCAAGTGGAGATGCTCATGTCTTCATGGATATGGACAACTACGAGCAAGTTGAATTAAACGAAGCTCAAATTGAAGAAGAACTAAAATACCTAAAAGAAAACATGGAAGTTCATTTAATTATGTACGGAGATGAAACATTAGGTGTTGAATTACCAAATACGGTAACATTAACTGTATCTGAAACAGAGCCTGGTATTAAGGGTGATACTGCTTCAGGTGGATCAAAACCTGCAACAATGGAAACAGGTTTAGTTATTAACGTCCCATTCTTCGTTAATGCTGGAGATCAACTTATCGTAAATACATCTGAAGGATCTTATGTATCACGCGCGTAA
- the comGF gene encoding competence type IV pilus minor pilin ComGF: protein MKRFILSRNSRGFSLVESLLALFINSLVLILLGHVFSSLQLIQTTLHSDKNIEWHLFLNQVENDINTKTLTKKREHELTFLEKKSTDVISYEWRNSEVVRTKNSSGYVPMISKLKSVRYDDKSSNQLVGVRINFINGQILEGTIKVEPHNE, encoded by the coding sequence ATGAAACGATTTATCTTGAGTAGGAATAGCAGAGGCTTTAGTTTGGTAGAAAGTCTGCTGGCTTTGTTTATCAATAGTTTAGTTTTGATATTACTAGGTCATGTATTTAGTAGCTTACAACTCATTCAAACAACACTTCATAGTGATAAAAATATAGAGTGGCATTTATTTTTAAATCAGGTTGAAAATGACATAAACACTAAAACATTAACTAAAAAAAGAGAACATGAACTGACGTTTTTAGAGAAGAAGTCAACTGATGTCATTAGTTATGAGTGGCGTAATAGCGAAGTCGTTCGGACTAAAAATAGTAGTGGTTATGTTCCGATGATTAGTAAATTAAAATCGGTCAGGTATGATGATAAATCATCCAACCAGCTTGTCGGTGTCAGAATTAATTTTATTAACGGTCAAATATTAGAAGGGACGATTAAAGTTGAACCTCATAACGAATAA
- a CDS encoding Asp23/Gls24 family envelope stress response protein, with protein sequence MDEANISIREKNASLGKIEIAPEVIEVISGVATHEVEGVYAMQGSFKSGVNELLGRSAHNKGVHLEMDENGLSVDIYCYIKYGASVPKVAMEIQQKVKEQILFMSDLEVSMVNVHVVGLVTPKGMEKQEPLTEKEAGE encoded by the coding sequence ATGGATGAAGCAAACATCTCGATTAGAGAAAAAAATGCATCTTTAGGAAAAATTGAAATTGCGCCCGAAGTAATAGAAGTCATTTCAGGTGTTGCAACTCATGAAGTAGAAGGCGTATATGCCATGCAAGGATCATTTAAAAGTGGTGTAAATGAATTGTTAGGCCGTTCTGCTCACAATAAAGGTGTTCATCTTGAAATGGATGAAAATGGCCTGTCTGTAGACATTTATTGCTATATTAAATACGGCGCATCCGTTCCTAAAGTAGCTATGGAAATCCAACAAAAAGTAAAAGAACAAATTTTATTTATGAGTGATTTAGAAGTCAGCATGGTAAATGTTCATGTTGTTGGATTAGTAACTCCAAAGGGAATGGAAAAACAAGAGCCGTTAACCGAGAAAGAAGCGGGTGAATAA
- the comGC gene encoding competence type IV pilus major pilin ComGC, producing MKKLIKCNNKHAFTLVEMLIVLLIISVLSLLIIPNLNETSSKVNKDGMVALEQLIISQLDLYELREGTRPSIQKLAEDKYITDAQLNKAIDWGIIVE from the coding sequence ATGAAAAAATTAATAAAATGTAATAACAAACATGCGTTCACTCTTGTAGAAATGTTGATTGTCCTCTTGATTATTTCTGTTCTTAGCTTGCTCATTATCCCTAATCTCAATGAAACTTCTAGTAAAGTAAACAAAGATGGCATGGTGGCGCTAGAGCAATTAATTATTTCCCAACTAGATCTCTACGAACTTCGTGAAGGCACAAGGCCATCTATACAAAAATTGGCTGAGGACAAGTATATTACCGACGCTCAGCTGAATAAAGCGATTGACTGGGGAATAATAGTTGAATAG
- a CDS encoding type II secretion system protein codes for MKKLNDKRGSILYESLIAMMIVSLITTILLPAIIGMMSGVNDDKEEVEIWRFCYDSLIEASIDDQVTGTTSRLSDNLQLTASIAKTKVTIYCQSVKGSRYETIYLE; via the coding sequence TTGAAGAAATTAAACGATAAGCGAGGATCAATTCTCTATGAGAGTTTGATTGCGATGATGATTGTTAGTTTAATAACGACCATCCTTTTGCCTGCTATCATCGGTATGATGTCTGGAGTAAATGATGATAAGGAAGAAGTTGAAATATGGCGTTTTTGTTATGACAGCTTAATAGAAGCATCTATAGATGACCAAGTAACTGGAACGACTAGTCGATTATCCGATAATCTCCAACTAACAGCTTCTATAGCAAAAACAAAAGTAACTATTTATTGTCAATCAGTGAAAGGAAGTCGTTATGAAACGATTTATCTTGAGTAG
- the comGB gene encoding competence type IV pilus assembly protein ComGB, translating into MRATKSSEKWTLNQQCLFLNRLSELLAEGFSISEAISFLKIMMVKQESQLDQVVKRMASGESFPSSLSSLGYSADIITQLHFSIRNGQLIETLSFCASQMKRKQSQSQQAKKVIAYPSFLILLATLMMIAIRHYLLPTLESSVTNDNKWGIIMIIFLEKLPYMMCSLVFIVLLVASMLNRYLNKKSAYDHVCFLIRMPIFGKWYSDYYTFYFSRELGYALLNGQSIYQFLEMVSSESTNQLLRELADLISTDLLAGDDLPTIMAKFPIFRKELTWITYHGQLTSQLGKKLKLFSQECYQQLMTDIERKINYLQPVLFLFIGLIIVLIYGILMYPMLSMMKGMY; encoded by the coding sequence ATGAGAGCAACCAAATCTTCTGAAAAGTGGACTCTAAATCAACAGTGCTTATTTTTAAATCGGCTATCAGAGTTGCTAGCGGAAGGATTCTCTATCAGTGAAGCTATTTCTTTCTTAAAAATTATGATGGTGAAGCAAGAATCTCAACTTGACCAAGTTGTTAAACGAATGGCATCGGGTGAGTCTTTTCCTTCAAGTCTGTCCAGTCTAGGATATTCAGCAGACATTATCACACAGCTCCACTTTTCTATTCGGAACGGTCAATTAATCGAGACTCTATCATTTTGTGCAAGCCAAATGAAAAGAAAACAAAGCCAAAGCCAACAAGCAAAAAAAGTGATAGCTTATCCTAGTTTTCTCATTTTATTAGCGACACTTATGATGATTGCCATACGGCATTATTTACTGCCAACATTGGAAAGTTCAGTTACAAATGATAACAAATGGGGAATAATAATGATTATCTTTTTAGAAAAACTCCCTTATATGATGTGCAGTCTCGTATTTATTGTTTTGCTAGTCGCGAGTATGCTTAATCGCTATTTAAATAAGAAATCAGCTTATGACCATGTCTGTTTTTTAATTAGGATGCCTATATTTGGAAAATGGTACTCAGATTATTATACCTTTTATTTTTCTCGTGAGTTAGGCTATGCCTTACTCAACGGTCAGTCGATATATCAATTTCTAGAGATGGTTTCCTCCGAGTCAACTAATCAGTTGCTTCGTGAGTTGGCGGATTTGATTTCGACGGATTTATTAGCGGGTGATGATTTACCAACTATCATGGCGAAGTTTCCTATTTTTAGAAAAGAGCTAACTTGGATTACTTACCATGGTCAACTAACCAGTCAGTTGGGGAAGAAATTAAAACTATTTTCGCAGGAGTGCTACCAACAATTAATGACTGATATCGAACGAAAGATAAATTATTTACAGCCTGTTTTATTTCTATTCATTGGATTAATTATTGTTTTGATTTACGGCATTCTTATGTATCCCATGTTGTCAATGATGAAAGGAATGTATTAA
- the comGD gene encoding competence type IV pilus minor pilin ComGD yields MNSKWQSGFSLLESLIVLMVTSLIFLLSSTTANHQSNNVELRYFVNHFLTELEKAQNYAVIQNKAVKVEIITISGNTTIQFFTASPDYHFKKERLVLPTGVRADRDQSFWVKGDTGYIQPTTIYFSNSQNAYKITIQMGMGRYRVEEIKR; encoded by the coding sequence TTGAATAGTAAGTGGCAATCAGGATTTAGTTTACTTGAATCCTTGATTGTCCTCATGGTGACATCCCTTATATTTCTGCTGTCTTCTACAACTGCTAATCATCAAAGTAACAACGTAGAGCTTCGCTATTTCGTCAATCATTTTTTAACAGAGTTAGAGAAGGCTCAAAACTATGCGGTTATTCAGAATAAAGCCGTAAAAGTTGAAATAATAACGATCAGTGGCAACACGACAATTCAATTCTTTACGGCTTCTCCTGATTACCATTTTAAAAAGGAACGCTTAGTTTTACCGACAGGTGTTCGAGCTGATAGGGACCAGTCATTTTGGGTGAAAGGAGACACAGGCTATATTCAACCAACTACCATTTATTTTTCAAACAGTCAAAATGCTTACAAAATTACTATCCAAATGGGGATGGGGAGGTATCGTGTTGAAGAAATTAAACGATAA
- a CDS encoding YitT family protein, with protein MNLKTSTSIFLCTIGAFIFSIAINTFSIPNHLGEGGVTGIGLMIYYLSDIPVSITTMVLNAFILAIGYRYLDKKTMGLTIFSTVMVSVFLELTYGWAFVMTNPILAPICSGALIGLSLGIIMQAGGSTAGTDIIALILNKYLGWSTATALVVIDVLIVGPSIFIIGLENVVLTVVHLYIQTKVLNFILEGFNPKKSVFIISDHYEEIAREIDRVIGRGMTLFEASGYYRKDNKKVIMVVINRQQIMPLNKLISSIDDKAFVVISEVQNVVGEGFSYIISDEEYQHKMNEMIETAENKERSNS; from the coding sequence ATGAATTTAAAAACAAGTACATCTATTTTTCTATGTACCATTGGCGCATTTATTTTTTCAATTGCCATTAATACTTTCTCTATCCCTAATCATTTAGGTGAAGGTGGCGTAACTGGGATTGGATTAATGATTTATTATTTATCAGACATACCAGTTTCTATTACAACCATGGTTTTAAATGCATTTATATTAGCAATTGGTTATCGTTATTTAGATAAAAAAACAATGGGATTGACTATTTTTTCAACGGTTATGGTTTCTGTCTTTTTAGAATTAACCTATGGCTGGGCATTTGTGATGACAAATCCCATTCTGGCACCGATTTGTTCGGGTGCTTTGATTGGATTATCACTCGGTATCATTATGCAAGCTGGTGGCTCTACTGCTGGGACAGATATTATTGCCTTAATTCTTAATAAGTATTTAGGCTGGAGTACTGCAACGGCTTTAGTCGTTATTGATGTTTTAATCGTTGGCCCGTCTATTTTTATTATTGGCTTAGAAAATGTCGTCTTAACCGTCGTTCATCTCTACATCCAAACTAAGGTACTAAACTTTATTTTAGAAGGATTTAATCCGAAAAAATCAGTCTTTATTATTTCAGACCACTACGAGGAGATTGCAAGGGAGATTGACCGTGTTATTGGTCGAGGAATGACTTTATTTGAAGCATCAGGTTATTATCGTAAAGACAATAAAAAAGTGATCATGGTTGTTATTAACCGCCAGCAAATTATGCCGTTAAATAAGTTGATTTCTTCTATTGATGATAAAGCCTTTGTAGTCATTTCAGAGGTTCAAAATGTTGTTGGAGAAGGCTTCTCTTACATCATTTCTGATGAAGAATATCAGCATAAGATGAATGAAATGATTGAAACTGCTGAAAACAAAGAAAGAAGCAACTCCTAG